The DNA window GCGTCACACCGGAGCAGTGCATGCCGATTTCGAGAATCATGGACGAGGCTGTTCACAAGCTCGTTCGCGATCTCCCTCGCTTTATTGCCGACTGCGAACAGGCTGCCTCTCTCATGAACGACAGCCGTGCAGGTTATGTCCTCGAACAAACCGCAATACTACGAGACCGCATCAACCACATGCTAACCGCGTATACCGCGCTCGCGACGAGTGCGCGAGACATTGGCGTCAACTTGCTGGTGCCATTTGAAGCAGGTGAGCATCTCCGGGCGCCTCAATCTACTCGCCTGCTTTCGCAAGGAAGGTAGCGCCCACTGCGTCGCAATGGTCATTCCATTCAGACCGAGTTCATCGCAGTAGCCCAACCCCAGGGAATCCTCCGTAAGGAAGCACCGCCGTCGCCCCGAATCGGGTCTTGCAGCTCGAAAGGCGCTTCCCGCATCTGTCCTGCCCCGGATCCGCCGTCGACGTGTCGTCTGCCTTCGCAACGGGCGGACCCGCGTACCCACACCCCTCGCCGCGGTATTGCCACCCGCACATCTGGGTGATGACGCGAAGGGGGATGCGCACACCCTCAAGGTCACACCGCGCCGCGAGGGTGAACTCGATGAGGTGCTTGTTCTCGGTCGTCTTCGCGTCCACCGCGAACTCGTCGTCGGGGAATCCCTCGGACGGGCTCGCGGTGGGGTTGACGCCGCCGGGGAAGTTCACCGCGTCCAGGTAGCGCGCGAAGGTGCGCTTGCGGATGACGCACGCGCCGAGCAGGTCGTTGGTGTCGCGCGCCAGGGCCCCCAGAGTGCCGAGGAGGTTGGCCATGGTGAGGGTCGGCCGGGGCAGGCGCCCGGTGCCCGACCTCTCGAAGCCACGGGCCTGCACGGGCCAGGGCTGGTACGACGCCCCCTGCCACACCACGGGCCCGCCCAGGCCGTTGGTGCCCGCGTGGAAGTAGCTGATGCCGCCCCCTGGGAGTCCGCTCGCATCCAGGATGAAGAGCTCCACCAAGGCGCCAGGCGCCAGCGTCTGGATGTCCTCGGCGATGCTCACCGGCAGCCCCGGGAGCTCGGCGTCGAAGCCAGGGCAGCAGCGAGAAGGAGTCCCACGACGGGGGCAAGGAGGTTCATGCCCCCTGTCTTCATTGCAGACGGGGACTGCGTCCGCTCACCCCACCTGCGAGAGCTGCGCGTCTGCGGCCGGGCGAGCAGCAGCCAGCGCCGCGTCGGCAGCCCGACGGGTGTTCGCCTCGATGGCCACGTTGCACAGCGCCGACTGCGCCTGGAGCTGGAGCGCGAAGGCGCGACTTCGCGCCATGGACACGCCGATGATGGC is part of the Myxococcus guangdongensis genome and encodes:
- a CDS encoding phage minor tail protein L, translating into MSIAEDIQTLAPGALVELFILDASGLPGGGISYFHAGTNGLGGPVVWQGASYQPWPVQARGFERSGTGRLPRPTLTMANLLGTLGALARDTNDLLGACVIRKRTFARYLDAVNFPGGVNPTASPSEGFPDDEFAVDAKTTENKHLIEFTLAARCDLEGVRIPLRVITQMCGWQYRGEGCGYAGPPVAKADDTSTADPGQDRCGKRLSSCKTRFGATAVLPYGGFPGVGLLR